In Anticarsia gemmatalis isolate Benzon Research Colony breed Stoneville strain chromosome 4, ilAntGemm2 primary, whole genome shotgun sequence, one DNA window encodes the following:
- the LOC142972472 gene encoding uncharacterized protein LOC142972472, with the protein MPGHAGSPYWAAVDFDSEGEDAQTPPSNHRVYLDPWDNEAYGMMQTETAESSQGENFNSFAGEPVSASFYYVPTKNYDSGEEPPLPPPRWKRTSPEEVLAPEYGVYGRKVSRTVVPDFTPENAIYGERPIKDRRRSMFVEEPTYIPHPILYEPIYGGVPPGYMPPPPRTRMSLSHPPEYVMAGLGYINPRRHSRMTDAYEQFAYESLSPDYEDWARPFPKTAPDNFHLSRYGHLQIDYSCSWNSLDRLIRTQHRAQ; encoded by the exons atgccAGGTCATGCAGGCAGTCCCTACTGGGCCGCTGTAGACTTTGATAGTGAAGGAGAAGATGCGCAGACTCCTCCGAGCAATCACCGAGTTTATCTGGACCCTTGGGACAACGAAGCTTACGGAATGATGCAAACGGAAACAGCTGAATCAAGTCAGGGAGAGAACTTCAATTCTTTTGCCGGCGAGCCAGTCAGTGCGAGTTTTTACTATGTACCCACTAAAAACTACGATTCTGGAGAGGAGCCGCCGCTGCCACCGCCAAGATGGAAGAGGACATCGCCTGAAGAAGTCCTCGCTCCTGAATATGGAGTGTACGGTCGTAAAGTATCAAGAACTGTTGTTCCCGACTTTACTCCTGAAAATGCAATATATGGCGAGAGACCAATAA AGGACCGCCGAAGGTCCATGTTTGTAGAAGAACCAACCTACATACCGCACCCGATTCTGTATGAGCCAATTTACGGTGGCGTTCCACCTGGATACATGCCACCTCCGCCCAGGACTCGTATGTCACTCTCTCATCCCCCGGAGTACGTAATGGCTGGACTTGGATATATCAACCCCAGAAGACACTCCAG GATGACAGATGCGTACGAGCAGTTTGCGTACGAGAGCCTTTCACCAGATTATGAAGATTGGGCTCGGCCTTTCCCGAAGACCGCACCAGATAACTTCCATCTGTCCCGATACGGACATCTACAGATCGACTACTCTTGCAGTTGGAACTCCCTTGACAGACTTATTCGTACTCAACACCGGGCAcagtga
- the LOC142987796 gene encoding uncharacterized protein LOC142987796: MDAKREEEATPLDGRLQNILNSLTRCKIDFFKENNECTKLREINSRLELELREVRELEKSHRYHLVMSREMVANLQETVSQLVYLKRDVKKLKEQLSTKETSLVEIEKDKEIAAQKQNENILKLRAAYEKQIEDLKTENKKEIQQIQHECDAQVAQFTCVVEELRVKMKEMEAENRDKISVVVLEYEEKVQREMAQVAQLQEQLARETARTDLNIDAYRRRLEELEEKLKQSQFKQYLQNSYPSQYESQVERPYSVNRNYPDCSLDVDPVQDTAKLPQPSQSRGPKPTSSLQVIYNDSKNDKTPKTKSSDKKGLFHITKKRKLYNEKDFQDF, encoded by the exons ATGGATGCAAAACGTGAAGAAGAAGCTACACCTCTAGATGGTCgcctacaaaatattttaaacagtttgaCGAGGTGCAAAATA gacttttttaaagaaaataatgaatgcACGAAGCTACGAGAAATAAATTCTAGATTAGAGTTAGAATTAAGAGAAGTTCGTGAATTGGAAAAGTCGCATCGATATCATTTAGTTATGTCTCGAGAAATGGTAGCGAACCTTCAAGAAACAGTTTCCCAACTAGTGTATCTTAAAAGAGACGTTAAAAAATTGAAGGAACAACTATCAACAAAGGAAACCAGCCTTGTGGAAATTGAAAAG GATAAAGAAATCGCAGCACAGAAACAGAATGAGAATATACTGAAACTACGAGCGGCCTATGAAAAACAGATCGAAGATTTAAAAACGGAGAATAAAAAGGAAA TTCAACAGATACAGCATGAATGCGATGCACAAGTTGCGCAGTTCACTTGTGTTGTTGAAGAGCTGAGAGTCAAAATGAAGGAAATGGAAGCCGAAAATAGGGATAAG ATCAGCGTAGTGGTATTAGAGTACGAAGAGAAGGTACAGCGTGAAATGGCTCAGGTGGCGCAGTTGCAAGAACAGCTGGCTAGAGAGACTGCTCGTACTGACCTCAACATTGACGCTTATAGACGG CGTCTAGAAGAACTGGAAGAGAAACTTAAGCAGAGCCAGTTCAAGCAGTACTTGCAGAACAGTTACCCTTCACAGTACGAGAGTCAAGTGGAAAGGCCGTACTCCGTCAATCGGAATTATCCAGACTGCTCGTTGGACGTTGACCCAGTCCAAGATACAGCAAAACTTCCACAACCTTCTCAAAGCAGAGGACCAAAACCCACAAGCTCTTTGCAAGTGATCTATAACGATagcaaaaatgataaaactCCAAAAACTAAGAGTAGTGACAAAAAAGGCCTTTtccatattacaaaaaaaagaaagCTGTATAACGAGAAAGATTTCCAggacttttaa
- the LOC142972473 gene encoding heat shock 70 kDa protein 14 has protein sequence MAAAYGIHLGNSSACLASYSNGAGLIIANDAGDRVTPAIVALNGTEWEIGLPAKSGQPSSKSIIKHNKRLMNSDFNADDLTYVETSSSCRIQNDEKLVYEFETSETTLFSNPDNIATKIYAKLFTIASHAMSNEGDLKLVLAAPLHWSNASRERLVKCAELAGFDVLQVISEPAAALLAYNIEENTEDVNVLVYRLGGSSCDASVVKVSGGFMTVEKSVYRSDLGGQCLTKDLADFIAQEFRQKWKLDPQESRRAMAKLLVHADNCKHVLSTLNSAHVFIESLLDGVDWSQNVSRARFENVISSKISSYLEPAQKVIESFGGPIHKIVICGGSMKIPKLQSAIANLLPEAEVLSGISPDEVIAVGCSREAGLLSDIPEFSLKDMNTEVEFLGKDIYLKYLDQTIQLFKEGTAPFTQNVQSIDAGDVKSVSFTLHEDPDSDGFATETFNVESLTKPFTLRATLQEANILLQVE, from the coding sequence ATGGCTGCAGCATACGGAATACACTTGGGCAACAGCTCAGCGTGTTTAGCCTCATATTCTAATGGTGCAGGTTTGATAATTGCTAATGATGCTGGAGATCGCGTGACCCCGGCAATTGTTGCACTCAACGGCACTGAATGGGAAATCGGCCTGCCTGCAAAATCAGGACAACCTTCGTCAAAGTCGATAATCAAACATAATAAGCGGCTTATGAATAGCGATTTCAATGCAGATGACTTAACCTACGTGGAGACGTCCTCATCTTGTCGTATTCAGAACGACGAAAAATTAGTTTACGAGTTCGAAACAAGTGAAACCACCCTTTTTTCAAATCCAGATAACATAGCCACTAAAATCTATGCAAAGCTATTTACTATTGCGAGTCACGCTATGAGTAATGAGGGAGACTTAAAACTAGTTCTGGCTGCACCACTCCACTGGTCCAATGCAAGCCGAGAGAGATTAGTAAAGTGTGCAGAGTTGGCTGGGTTTGATGTCCTTCAAGTAATAAGTGAACCAGCAGCAGCTCTCTTAGCatataatattgaagaaaatacTGAAGATGTCAATGTCTTAGTGTACAGGCTTGGTGGTTCTTCATGTGATGCATCTGTAGTAAAGGTATCTGGTGGTTTTATGACTGTAGAGAAAAGTGTTTACCGCTCAGACTTAGGAGGGCAATGTCTCACTAAAGATCTAGCTGATTTTATTGCACAGGAGTTTAGACAAAAATGGAAACTAGACCCACAAGAAAGCAGAAGGGCTATGGCAAAGCTTCTGGTTCATGCTGATAACTGTAAACATGTCCTTTCAACATTGAACTCTGCACATGTATTTATTGAATCATTGTTGGATGGTGTTGATTGGAGTCAAAATGTATCTCGTGCCAgatttgaaaatgtaatttcatcaaaaatatcttcatacttGGAACCAGCCCAAAAAGTTATTGAAAGTTTTGGAGGCCCTATtcataaaatagtaatttgtgGTGGTAGTATGAAGATACCAAAACTGCAATCAGCTATTGCTAATTTACTACCTGAAGCTGAAGTATTATCTGGTATTAGTCCAGATGAAGTTATAGCAGTTGGATGTTCCCGAGAGGCAGGACTACTCTCAGATATACCTGAATTTTCATTAAAAGACATGAATACAGAGGTTGAATTTTTAggaaaagatatttatttgaagtatTTAGACCAAACAATACAACTTTTCAAGGAAGGAACTGCACCCTTTACACAGAATGTTCAAAGTATAGATGCAGGAGATGTTAAAAGTGTAAGTTTCACATTACATGAAGACCCAGACAGTGATGGGTTTGCTACAGAAACATTCAATGTAGAAAGCCTGACCAAACCCTTCACTCTTAGGGCTACATTACAAGAAgcaaacattttgttacaagtGGAATGA